AAAAGCAGGAACTTAAAGGAAAAATACCCTTAAAAGGCTTTAATACAGGTGTATTTTGCTTTACTGGCTTCAAATGTGGCGTTTTCGTAGCTTTTTAATAAtcagtcaaacacacacagcataagGTTGGGGGAACTGAAGGAGCTCCTTCTGCAACCAAAGTGACTCACAGAGAGAACCGCAGCACAGAAACTAGAAATCTATGTCTGAAAGTACGAGAGCAGAAAATGGACTAACAGGCAAAGCAGCTACAGTACATAGTTAGGTTTCAGTCAGACATGATTCTAATTGTGCTGAAACTCTCTGTTTTCAGTTAACACACCCTCCAGTTTCACAGGAGAACCTTTGAATGCACGTGTTTAAGTCTGGCTGAAGCGCTTAGTATTAAAACATAACAGCAAGAACCGTGTTTTTTATAAAAAGAAGAGAATTTGTATTGCACTTATAAAGAGGCTCAAAATGTTGCACTTTTCTTCTGTAATAAAGATGTTATAAAGCTTTAAACTTTCACTATCAAAAAGGCGTGATTATATTAAAGTCAGCTGTAATAAAGCAGAGCTTCTGTTCCTACAATTGTTATGGACATACCCTGTTCTCCCCTAAAATGCAGGAAGTCACTCAAGACACAAACAGAGCATTTAGTACAGATCACTGATTATAAGCACGTGAGATTACATAAAGGGAATTTTTCCTTTAAACCCACCTAAACTTCATCCTCTAGTGTGAACAGCCCTTCACTGGCAACATATTGGGAACACTGCATTCCAATACTCCTGCATTGATTAAATGAAAACGTTGTCCGGCTGCACTGTCTATGTTCAAGTCATTTAGGATCTGAAATGTCTCCTACTGCCCTCAGTCAGCCCAAAAAGTTGCCTCGACGACTAGCAGTCCCACTGTGAGACCCTGAAGTGACACCACCAGACCATCCTGCCACACAGTGAACCTGCCACTTAGTAAAGTGACCTACAGCATTGATTCTACACATTAAGGTGaccataaaaaagaagaagaagaaagaaaagaaagagaagtcaTCATGACCTCGGTTTCTCTCTGTGATTGGACATACAATGATCTGAAGAAATAGAAGAAGAAATGGTCTTGTGaaaagggaggggaggggggttaACATTATGACCTTTACATATCCCTTCTTCTCAGTATCAATACATAGGAGGAAGGAGGATGGATGAAGAGGAGTAGGAAGCAGGGAGTGaagtgagggagggagaaaaagtcTTCACTGGCCACATTACAGATATAAAAAGTCAACAGCCACCTTCCCAATTTCACCACCCATTCAGCTTTCAGGAGAAATTAGGTGTGAGGTGTGTAAGTGGTGCCTGATGACGTAGTCAACTTGCTGCTGGTGTTTGTTTAttgagaagaagaaagaaaacagagatgAATGCTTGTGGGTGGCCAGTGTTACATTCCCGTACTGCTTAAAGTATTGaggttgatgatgatgatgatgatgatgatgatgatgaatagTGATGAGGATGTCTCAGAAGTTGAGATGCCTCTGGCTGGGCTGGTGCAGGTGCATGGTGTTGGCCTTTGGGGGGCGGAGCAGGTTGAGGCGTCGCAGGGCCTTGCGGGACATGGGCTGGGTGCGTTGGGTGGGGTTTCCCGGCCTTTGTTGCACAAGGCCGGCCTGAGCAGAGAGCGCCGCGGCGTAGCAGGAGGAGTGAAGACTGGAGCGCCGCTGTGAAACTGCCACCTCTGGCCTGCAGGAGGCAGAAGTATTCAGAAGAAGGCAGATTAGTTTTTAGTACAAAGCACAAAGTAATTTATCAGCTGCTTCAGAACATGCATTGGTTTAGAATTATGTCCGATTATCAGGAGCTTTTTTGAAGTATCTGCTACAGTGTGTGCTCTTTCAGTTAgtagattatttttattaaaatgtctCAAAAAGCCTGTGACTGGATAAGCTAACACTAAAAATGGCTGACAACAGGGACACTTCTATTGCGAAGGTGGTGCCTTTGAAGTGTTGTCCATTTGGCTTGAAATCTATTTTCCCATGATGATGAAATTGGACAGAGCCCAGATTTTACCTGTGACGAGAGCCATCTGGCGTTCTTCTGGCCTTCTCCTTTCCACTTGAGGCTGTCAGGCTCGCAGTCATCTCATCGGACGAAAAGTTCAATTCCGGCTCATGTGAGCTTGGTGGCAGGGGGTCAAGGTTCAGTCGTGGGATGCTGTGGTGGGTGTAGACGGACATGCTGGGGTGTTCGATTAGCAGGTTCTCCAGAGGGCTGGGCTCCAGGACGATGGGAAAGGTGCTACGCCCGGTGAAGCAGGGTGGGGGGGTAAGAAACCAGCTCTCCTGCAGAGAACGGGTGTCCACACGCAGAAACCCACTctcctcatcttcctcatcTTCATCTGGACCGCCGTCCGGGTCGGTGTCAGCTGTCGAGTTGAGGGAGGTGCAGGAGGCGTAACGGACGGGTGGGATGCCCATGGGCGAGGGGATCATCACCAgctcatcatcttcttcatcctcctctGCCTCCACCTCCTCGTCTTCATCTTGGGTGACGGTGGATCCTGAGTGGCCATCGTTACACTGGCTGGAGCCGGCTTCAGCTAACGGGTGAGATGAAGGTGTCATTAATGGAATGaattatattttcatttatcagtctgatgataaaaaaaaatctgaaaaaaaaaaaaactcatgaGAGACGCATCAGATTTTATTTCTTATGAAAAAAGTAACACCTGGATCTAAAAAAGTACCAAGTACTAGTCATTCACCACATGCCCTTACAGGCAACTTTTACAGCAGAAACAGTCATGTGAACAGCCTGTTACAAAAACAGGCTTTTAAAGCTTAAACCTATTCATTATTAAGGCTGCTTTGACTAAAAGGTGTGTGAGGACACAAGCTGCTATGGAAGCTAGGTGTCTGCTACTCTGAGTCACCGAACTGCGCCTCATGACAGTGTTTGTGCCTTTTTGAGCATCTTTAAgccatcatctgtcaaacaatAAGGCCTGTTTTGTATTGACCCTtcaggaggtggtggtggtgaatgTCATAAAATTGTAGAAGCTTGTTTCCAcaactaaaaacagaaaaagcaataaaaacataaatacatttttaaaaataaccttGGGTCATTATCTCAAAATTTGGACTTTGACTAACTTGaagttattttctcattttttagttattttcaCAGAAGTTTGGGGTAATAAATCTAAATTTTAAGATACCAAAATCAGTGTTGAAATAATAACCCGAAACTTTGgtttatgttgtttttcagtGGTGGAAAAAGTTTTCATATAAACTTAAAATACATTGGTTATACACAAACCAGTGAAAACAGATTCAAAAATAGGCGTCCCTCTCTCTACAGCGTTTCTTCGTAAACATGTTCTGCGCCCTGCTTTTCCAAAATGTTTCTCTATGAGATCTCAGACCATTTGGTTTACAGACATCATAAATCTAAGTCTCCTTTATGCAACAGGTCATTTACTGTTCcagctgttgttttgattttaaaGTGAAATGCCTGTGTAATGTCTTCAGTGTACCAGCAGGCGGCACTGTGGCTTGGCTACGCAGCAGAAGGGAACCTGCCAGATGTAAACAATAATTTTCTGGAAGCTGATCAGCCAAACAGCTGCAAGCAGGCTGACAGCCTGACAGCTCAACATTGCATGCCCAACGAACCACAGCTTGCACGCATGTTTCTGTTTGAATTTGCAAAAATGTCTGTCTGCTGTTAACCCCAGGGAGAGCAACCTAAGCTCTCTCTACAAGAAGCAGCATACGCCACCACTGCTCGTTCTTTTTCACATAAATCATCGTGTGCAGCAAGCACGCATACATCCTGCGCTGCTAGCTATCTTATGCAAAACTGGAGGCTTGCCAAAAGCTGCGGGTCGGGCTCTTGTTTTGATCCAGCCACAGCTTCTAATGattcacagagaaacaggaAGTTGTGAGGTGGAAGGCCAACATGATCTCAAGCTAGCAGACTGGATGTTAAAAATAACTTTGTGTCGACAAAGCAGACATCTCTGCTtgacttcagttttgtttaaggATGGGGCCTTACTTTTGTAAATAACGTGATTATTAGAATGTTTTAGTGGTCATCAAACACACAGGATGAAGATAAAGGTTTTTTGACCTCCACCCTTTCATCGGCCAACTCCTCTGACCTCAGTGCTCTCACTGTTTACTGTTAAACTGCAACTTATTTTCCATGCATGTGGGGGAGTGTTTGGAGCTCAATTTCTACACGTGACATTAATACCGCCCAGTGGCTCTGACTCCCTGGAGTTCATAGAGGAGTCCTTGTTTACCCACAACAGGCCAGAGAGGTTGCAGGGTGCTGACTCAGTTCGCAGCAGCTGATCTTCTCACTTCATCCTCTCAGCAGCGGGACAGCCCCCACTGTCCGAGCCCCATCAGCTGCTGATCTCTTCCTGCGGAGGCTGCAGGCGTTTGCAAACACAGCAACTCAAGGTATGCAGTGTCAACTAGACAACAGGTCTCCAGCTCTAGAATGGGGTGCAGGTAGTGTTTTGTACACTTGGGCTCACTGTACATCAGGTTAATGAGGTCAGTCCAGATTATGAAAGGACGAGCTGAACCTCCACATAACCCTGTCTCCTCCATGAACCACAAAGGCTCAGAGCATGCAGAGCATCAGCAGAGCAAACAGACAGCATCACCTTTAACCAGACTTCTTCAGCTCCTGGTCTCATTCAACCACATTTGCAACGTTCAAGCCATACTTTGTTATAACATTATTACTTCTTACTCATTTCTGACACTATGTGTGGCACATTCATGAGCCTGTGTTCACACTTGATAATATGCATGAGTGATGACAGGCCATCAAAaccttatttttaaaatattgctcTTGACATGCTTACTTATGTGATAAAACCCAAATGCCATTCTTTCACCACACAGATCTGAgagcacaaatgtttgtaatAGAATAAATAATAAGTCCTCCTTAAATCAGCTCAAGCCTGAGCTGATGAGAAACCTGACAGAAAATGTCAACAAAACATTGAGTCACAAATACACTGAGCTTCTAACAGCCTTGTACAAAACATAGCATGGTGTAGCTttgtgatggagaaacagatATGATGTATCCAGGTGTTTTTATAGTGAAGGGATGTTCGAGGCAACTTTCTGCCCATCCAAGTTTACCTCTTGGAAGCACTGGGAGCTATTTTTACCTCATCTGGTTCTCCAGGCACTTTTGTTTGACCTGTTTGCAGGTTGACTTGCCCATAAACTGCCTGACATCCAACCTCTTCACCCCCTCCAGCTCGAAGTGAGTCAGACAGCCTCTCTTTCTCACCTGCCCTCGTGCCAGAAATATTCACACGGTTATGgaattttgggagggggggggtcAATTCAAGTTAAGACCCACTGTGGGTTAACAGTGCACCAAACCAAAGCTGTGCCAAGAATCATCCAGAGCCATTTGGGAGTCACTGCAGTGTGTCATGTTTCTGCATacagtgtgtgggtgggtgaCTTGTTGAACTCCTCTGTGTCGTGTCGTGTCTGTTTTGACTGGAATCTTTTTATGGTCTCAGACTGCACTGGAAACTTGGCATGGTTTTTACCTGCCATTACAAAACTCTAAAGTTATACACTGTCTTTCTAGCTGGTTGCTCCATGTTGGATTAGCTCAGTAGCCTTTCCTGAACTCACCGTCTTCATCAGGGGGTGGACTTTGCTCTAATCTTCCTTAAACTGATTGACTTTTTTACTTTTGGCATATATGCATGGCATTTAACACTTGCTATGCATATAtctgaagtgtgtgtgtttctaattTGTTTACCTATTTAAACCAAAGTTTTCACATATGCCATATCATGAAATGCTGGATAAAACATTTCTGCTTGAGCCCTTTGTTCCTCCGTGTCCTCCTGCTAGAGTCAGCTTTCATTTCATAGTTTAGTTTACAGTGTTTGGGGAACAAAAATGCATTGTCTGACAGCTGAACAAGTTAAGCAAGTCTCAAAGTTGTTCTAAAAACACTGCTGCATGtcaaaaagttttatttacctTCTACTTTATGGTACTACTGCAAGGCGTTGACTGATTACAGATTCTGAACCATTAACTGGTTCTTGTGAGAATCAGACTTACTCAGGTAGTTGACCAGGATCCagtcttcatcctcctcctctgtctcctccaCTTTGCCGTCCCCAGGTCTGCCGCCTCGACTCACCTCCTCCACATCGTCCCCAAAGAGAGCACTGGCGAACCTCTGGAACATCCTGAGATGTCCTGCAGGGGCGTGAGGATGAGGGAGGGGTCGAGGGAGGCGCGTGGCTCTGGGCGACGGCGGGGAGGCGTTGCGGTCGCTTTGGTCATCAGCTGCGGGGTTCACAGCAGGGGGAAGGCTCCGTAAAGGTGCTAAAGTGCATCAATAAGTTGTGGTCATAGATCATCTGAGGGCCAGCAGGTGCAGGCTGGACATCGCTCAACGTCAGGATCACTTCAGTGAGTGCAAAAgtcttcaaaagaaaaaaagccctgAGAGGCAGAGAAACATGAGGATTCTGTTATAAACATTTACAGGTGCTGGTTTTACACACAAGGCCTCACATCCTCATCCCTCATTAAAGATGTAAGGACAGAGCCTCAAAACACACCAGGGCTTCCCAGAGAAATggtttaaacacaaacacacacacacaagaacgaCTCTAATGACAAGCCTGTTAGTATTCGCCTCTAGCTGCACAAATTTCCGGGATGGATTAATTTCCTGTCAGACTTGATGGTCATGAGCAGCAGCTGCGGTTTCTTCAGTTATTGATCTGAAGGAAACGAGCGGAGAAAAAAGATGTCCTGTCTGTGTTTAATTCACGTGCAAATAAAGGATCTGCTGTGCTCAGAGGACGtacaggcacagctggctggcAGCCTGTTTGTTGGCCTAACTACAGCCTTTCACatgagaaaagtagaaagaaatgaaaagtcaCAAGTGTCACTGTCACCCTACAGCTGCTGTGTAAATGGAACCCACTGGCACGATATTAGCAGATTGAAGCCAAGTGTACTGACCCCCCACCCCTCTATTTTGGCCTTCACTTGACAAATTCAGGTTCCTGTAATCTGTCCAAATGAGCTCTTTTAACTGTCCAACTGACAAAGTGCAGACCAGGGTTAAACTGCAAAATAAGAGCCCCACGGGAATAAGGTAGTGGTGGGAGTGGTTTAAACCATAAGGAGACACATGATAGCCCTATAGATATTACTTAtggctaaacaaacaaacaaacaaacaaacgatgGTGCTAGATGCAAATGTATCATCTATAAGACTTCCATTACATGTAAAATATGTGTAAACTGAAGAAAGTGTGGCAAATATGATAAGCAATTTCATCATACTTCATGTATAGGTGTGTTATGCAACACATGAACACTGCATTAACAGCTGCAGTAGCTCAACTGTTGTAATAACAGCCTTATATTACATCATTCACAACCTAATCATTTGTTATGAGTAACGAGCTCTCTCAGTGGATAAgtgacattttaattttatatatctGTTGCCACTTTTTTCTGCTTACGCAAAATGACTCACGATAAGTTATGGTTTATCCACGAACACTTAAACATCTAGTTACAATAACTGTAATCACCGGTAGGAGGCGGAAACAAAGCACGGCACTCGATAAAAACACTTAAATTCTCATCAGCAGCAACAGGCCCAAATATCCGATTTTTTTCTCCCTACCCTTGAAGGCGCATTAGATTCGAACGCATTGCCTCTGGCTGTGTTGCGTTTAAAGCACTCTTCTTTTCAAGAACAATCTAACCCCGCCTCTGTAAACATCGAACAGCTGTGAgggacagaaaacagaaaacgcTTCTGACTGACTCACTGTCTCACACCGACAACAGCAGGCTGATAATCTGCAGCACCTGTTTCTCATTCCCCCTGCTCACCCTCCTGCCCCCCTACGGCAGGTCATTTCAGGATAGGCCTAAATAATTTACACGACTTTATTCctgttattataataataaccatACACAAAGAAAAGCTCTCCCGGGCTTGGTTAAAGCCTGGTTAATGCCTGATTAATGCTGTTAAACGGGTCACTGAACGTCAGCGCAATTGATGCATCTATTACATCAGATCGCGCTTTGTTTGGGTGTTGAGTGCGAAACGGGCTGTAAAATAAAGATGGGCTGTTGCATGGCGTATAAATCAGGTGTCTATACAGTATGCAGTCTGCGGGATTAAGAATAACCCCATAAAGTGGGATTCAGTGGAGGATAAGATACAGATTACCCACGTATTAGCTGACAAACAAGAGTTAATACACAGCTAAATTCAAAGGGTGCACGCTTTTACCTTCACCTTAGATGATTTCGGTAGAAAATAGTTAAAAATTGTTTGGAGATGCCATGTTATTTCgcaagccccccccccccaaagatTCCTATTGACTTTACAGCACAAAAGCAGCAAATAGTCATTACGAAAGGAATACTTGACACCTTTGCCTGATAAAAAACCAATTACCACGTTAAGTTTGTTCTCAATGGACTGATCGAAGCGCTAATGTGATTTGGCCTCCAGACTGTGGGGGGATAAAAGCTGAAGTGATTCGGTAATAATGTGGAGCTACAGCAGCCTAAGAGTGTTGGACGGTTTCGATGGTTATACAaggaaagaaggaggaggaggctgtAATTCTACCCGCACAGTGCTGGACCAGGACCGCATATTCACTTTAACTTTTATCTCCGTGTGATATGATATcaaatattttcccaaaataAACTTACTCCAGTCGAGCAAAGGCAGAAAGCTGTGCAGAGCCACAGCAGCCAAAGCCACCGGCAGAGAAAGCCGAATAAAACGCACAGTTAATGCTTAATAATGCAGCCTAGCTTCTTAATTGCTGTATATCTACCAAAACACCAAGTGCCTCTGCTGCTGTATATCTACCAAAACACCAAGTGCCTCTGCTGTTATGTGCAAGCAATTTATATATAACACCGAAATCAGAGGCTTTGGGTCCGGATATATTCACCGAGATGAAAACAAAGAGCTCACCTGCggcagaaggaggaggaggtgtaaACGAGTCCAAACCGTGATTAAAATCCTTAAAAATGAGGTAGATGCGTTACTTTTCGAAAAATAGAAAAACTTGAGGTTTCTTCGCggaagaaataaaatataaaaacgtTACTTTAAGGACTGCACATCGGGAGTCACAGTGCGGCGTTTCTTTTCAGTCCGTTTCCTCCTCAAGCCCCCGACTGCgccttcttttgttgttgttgtggagcTCAACAGCTGATCGGCCGTGACGTCGTTAAGGACCGCCTCTCTGCGGGAGGAGCCAACAGGAGCCCTCGAGGGGCCAATCAAATGAGCGTTAAGGGCAGTCACTAACCCACGTGactccctcctccctctcctaAGGAAAAAGAAAGGGACATGACTGGACAAAGCGCTCAGCTGAGCAAGACTAattgtgtgtttctttccccCAAAACAAGCTAATGTTACATAACAGAGCAGATATCCGGGTCCAGCCGCTgggtttcctgttttctaacTGTTC
The genomic region above belongs to Oreochromis niloticus isolate F11D_XX linkage group LG11, O_niloticus_UMD_NMBU, whole genome shotgun sequence and contains:
- the tp53inp1 gene encoding tumor protein p53-inducible nuclear protein 1, whose amino-acid sequence is MFQRFASALFGDDVEEVSRGGRPGDGKVEETEEEDEDWILVNYLTEAGSSQCNDGHSGSTVTQDEDEEVEAEEDEEDDELVMIPSPMGIPPVRYASCTSLNSTADTDPDGGPDEDEEDEESGFLRVDTRSLQESWFLTPPPCFTGRSTFPIVLEPSPLENLLIEHPSMSVYTHHSIPRLNLDPLPPSSHEPELNFSSDEMTASLTASSGKEKARRTPDGSRHRPEVAVSQRRSSLHSSCYAAALSAQAGLVQQRPGNPTQRTQPMSRKALRRLNLLRPPKANTMHLHQPSQRHLNF